ATCCTTTTGTAGCTCGTCATTTATTGGCAAAAATCGAAAAGGTTAATATGAAGGAGGAGAAAGAAATTATAGTAACGTGGTCCCGGGCATCTAGCATTCTACCCGCAATGGTTGGCCATACAATCGCGATTCATAATGGAAAGGAACATATACCTATTTACATAACAAATCCTATGGTAGGTCGCAAATTGGGGGAATTCGTGCCTACTCGGCATTTCACGAGTTATGAAAGTGCAAGAAAAGATACTAAATCTCGTCGTTAACTGAATTCAGAATAGAAAGATTCAGAATAAACAAAGAAATACCCAATATCCTGTTGGAACAAGATATTGGGTATTTCTGGCTTTCCTTCTTTCAAAAATTCCTATATGTTTAGTAGAAAAACCTTATCCATTAAGAGATGGAACTTCAAGAGCAGCTAGGTCTAGAGGGAAGTTGTGAGCATTACGTTCGTGCATTACTTCCATACCAAGATTAGCACGG
This region of Setaria italica plastid, complete genome genomic DNA includes:
- the rps19 gene encoding ribosomal protein S19, which gives rise to MTRKKTNPFVARHLLAKIEKVNMKEEKEIIVTWSRASSILPAMVGHTIAIHNGKEHIPIYITNPMVGRKLGEFVPTRHFTSYESARKDTKSRR